In Streptomyces paludis, the genomic stretch CATTCCGCTGGCCGCCTTCAACGCCATGTTCACCCCCTGACGGAGGCGGCCCGACGTGCGATCACATCTGAGATACGCGCTCAAGTCACTGCCGGCGCTGCTGACTGCACTGACGCTGGTCCTTCTCGCACCCGGCCCCGCGCTGGCGAACACGCCCAAGACCCGTCTCACCAACACCTACAGCAACGAGTGTCTCCGGGCGACCGGCGAGGCGGTGACGGTCGCCTCCAACTGTAGCGGTGCCGCGCAGAACTTCGAGTGGCGCTTCGACCAGGTTCCCGGCGGACCCAACACGTTCAAGTACATCAAGCTGGACGCCTCCGAGCACCCGGGTACCTGCCTGGACAACAACGGCTCCCGCATCTACGCCCTGAGGTGCAACACGGGCACCTACCAGCAGTGGGTCGTCACCCGTTTCGAGCCCCTGCGCCCTCCGAGCGGGCAGGTGGGTGTGCAGCTGAAGAACGTCCAGACCGGTATCTGCGTGGACACCACACGGTCGGGCAGCGGTTGGCGGATCTATCCCCATGCGTGCAACTCCGGCTACTTCCAGCAGTGGAACATCAGCGCGGATGCCGCCAACTTCATTGGCTGGTGACCGCCCTGACCGGCGCCTCGGCCAACGGGACCGCTGAAAGGCCCGGTTGAGAGGCAGGACCGGGCCCGCGGCCGATCCGTACCGGCTCCGCGGGCCCGGTTCTCAGCACCGGGCGCCGAACGCGGAGCACGGTCACCCCATCCCCTGGCCGTCACCGCCGTCATCCGCCGACTCCAGCAGCGCGGCCAGCCGGTGTTCGGAGCGTTGTCGCCAGCGCGGGCAGCCGAGTTCGCCGTTGTGCCGGACAGCTCGCCGCAGCAGGCCGATCGCCGTTTCCCTCTCTCCCGCCACGGCGGCCACCTCACCGAGGAAGTGGTCGATCGAGCCCCAGCACAGCATCGCGGAACCGGTGGTGACCGCGCGCCCCGTGTAGGGCAGCAGCCGGCCGAGTGCCCAGCGGCAGGACGGTCCGTCCCCGCACAGGGCCCAGGTGTAGGCCCGCAGGACCATCTGGAGCAGCCAGAGCCAGTCATGGGGCGGTTCGGGAAGCTGATGGGCCGGCGGGCAGTACGCGACGGCTTCGGTGAAGCGGCCCCGCAGGGCCAGGACGAGGCCCACGTGTTCCGGGGGGACCGGGCTGCCCGCCCGGTGCACCGCGCGGACCAGCTCTTCCATGTCCGCGAACCGGTCCTGGTCCAGCAGCCAGGTGATCCGGTGGGCGAACAGGGCGGGTTCGGCACCCCACCCGAGCCGCCGGTGCAGGTCGTACGCCTGCCCGGCCAGCCGTTCCGCCACCGCCCGATTGCCCGCCAGCCCGCTGCGCAGCGCCTCCCACCAGCGAAGATGGATATCGACCTCGGTCAGGCGCACCTGTTCGTTGGCGGCCGCGCAGGCAACGATGTCCGTCTGCGCCGCCGCCATGTCACCCGCCTCCAGCCGGGTGAGGGCCCGGCGCAGCAGCGCCATCGGCAGCCACTCGGGACCTGCGCCGGGACGCGCGGCCAGGGCCAGTTGCTCCTCCACCAGGGCCTGGCGCTCGCCGAGGGTGTCGGGGTGGCGTATCGCTTGGAGCCGCAGATGCAGTACGCGGAAGAGCAACTGCTCGTCGCCGAGCCGGCGGGCCATCGCCACCGCCTCGGACGACAGCCGCACCGCCGCCGTGCCCGGACCGGGTGCTCCCGACGGCGCGGACGGCTTCGACGGCTCGGACGCGCTGTCGTGGTACAGCTCGGCGGCGAGGGCCGCCAGGGCCAGGCACCGCAGGGGCGAGTCCGTCCCCGGCAGCAGCCGTACCGCGTCGCGCAACGCGGTCAGCACGGTGTCGTCGGCGGTCCGGTAGTCCCGTACCGCCAGGAACGACTCCAGTGTGTGTACGGTCGCGGCCGTCGCGAGCGCCTGGACGTCGTTCAGCTCCCGGGCCAGGGCGATGGCACGGTTCAGTACGGTGGTGGCCTCCTCGCGCTGGGCACCGCGACTGGCCAGCCGGCCCCGGCGGACGACCAGGTCGAACAGCCGGCGGGTGCCGTCGGAATCGGCGGGGGCGGCGCGCTCGTCGATGATCTCTATCGCCGCGGTGAGCAGACGCGCGGCGTGCTGGTGGGCGTGGACCCGCTCCGCGCGCCCGGCGGCGGCCGTCGCCGCGGCGACGGCCTGTTCCGCGTACCCCGCCGGCGTGGCCGCCAGCCAGTGGAAAGCCGCGTCGTCGAGCAGTTCGGCGTGGCCCCGGACACCGGCGCGCACCCGGCGCTCCAGGGCCTCGGCTATCCGGGCGTGCAGGCCGGCCGTCCGTAACCGGGAGAAGGACCGGCGCAGTGTGTCGCGTACCAGGGCGTGGCTGAACCGGTAACACCCCGTCGGCCCGTCCTCTTCGATCAGGCCCCATCCGATACCGGCCTCCAGTGTGTCCAGCAGCCGTTCGCGGGGAGTGTCACTCGCCTCGGCCAGTATCCCGAAGTCGAACCGTTCCCCCACGACGGCGGCCACCGCGAGGGTGGTCTCCGCGCCGTCGGGAAGTCCGCGCAACCGGTGCCGGACCAGGTTGCGGGTGCCCTCCGGCAGCGCCTCGGTCAGCCGTCTTGTACCCAACGTCGGTACGAGACGCGCGAGTTCGTTCACATGGAACGGGACGCCTCCGCAGCGCCGGTGGATCACACGGCCGGTCTCCGCCCCGGTACCGGGGCCCAGCCGGCGGCCCACCGCCCGTACCACCTCGGCCTCGGTCAGCCGGCGCAACGGCCAGCGGTTGGCCCATGTGCCGGTCAGACCGGCGACCAGGGCACTCGCGGCGCCGTCGAGTTCGGGGCCGTCACGGCTGGTGACCAGGAGCAGCAGCGGTAACTCCGGCAGCATCGTGGTCAGTACACGCAGCACCCGCACCGAATCGGGGTCGGCCCAATGCAGATCGTCGAGGACGACGAGGAGCGGGCGTTCCCGCGCGGCACACGCCAACAGCTCCACGATGACGGTCGGCCCTCGTGAGGACGCGCCCCCGCCGTCACCGTGACGCCCTTCCCCGGCAGGGCCCTTGCCCATACCGAGGGACCGTGCCCTCCCCGGGGCGGGGCGGTCGCTGTCACCGCCCGTGATCAGCGCGTTCGCCCCGAGCTGGTCGGCCAGCCTCCGCAGCCGTCTGCCGCCCCCGCCGATCACGGCCCGCAGCACCATCAGCCACGGCCACAGGGCGGGAACCCCCTGCCCCTCGGGACATCGGCCGACGACCGCCGCCAGCCCCCGGCCCGCCGCCCGCTCCAGCGCTGCCTGAGCGATCCGGGTCTTGCCGATGCCCGGCTCTCCCGTAACCAGCATCAGACCGCCCCGGCCGCCGGACGTCCCGGACAGCGCGCGGTCCACTCCGGCCAGTACGTCGTCCCGCCCGTCGAGTCCGTCCCGGCTGTCGGGCTCCGGGACATCGGCACGGGTGACCGTCCCGGCCGCCGGACGCGCAGCGGCACTTGAACCCGGAACAGGACCCGAACCAGGACCTGGACCTGGACCGGCCGCCCGTACGACCCGGCGCGCTTCCAGGTCCAGCCCCGCGTCCTGGTGGACGATGTCCCGCTCCAGCCGGCGCAGCCTTCGGCCGGGGCCGACTCCGAGGTTCTCGTCGAGCGCGCCGCGCGCCTGCTGGAGCACCGCGAGGGACTCGGCGCGCCGCCCACAGCGGTACAGGGCGAGCGCGAGCATCTCCCAGCGCTGCTCCCGCAACGGTTCGGAGGCGACCAGCGTTCTCAGCCCGGCGACGGCCGGCTCGGCGAGCCCGGCGGCCAACTGGGCTCCCGCGTGCCGCTCCTGGGACGTCAGCCGAAGCTCCTCCAGCCGGGTCGACTCCAGCGCGGCGAACGGCTCGGACGAGAACTCCCCGAAGGCGGGCCCTCTCCACAGCGCGAGCGCCTGATCGAGGTCGGAGAGCGCGTCCAGCGGCCGGCCACCGGCCAGCGACGCCCGGCCCGACTCGGCCAGCTTCCCGAACGACATCGCGTCGTACCGTTCCTCCGGCACGCGCAGACAGTATCCGGTCTCCGTGCTGACCAGCACTTTCCCCGCCTCTCGCGGTGGCCGGTCCGGCTCCAGCCGCCGCCGCAGATTGGCGACGTACGACCGCAGAGTGCCGACCGCCGTCGGCGGCGGCCGCTCCCCCCACACACTGTCCACCAACCGGGAAACCGGCACCGGACCGCCCGCCTCCGCCAACAACACGGCTAGCACCCGCCGCTGTTTGGCTCCCCCCAGGGCGACCGGTTGATCACCGACCCGGACCTCGACCGCTCCCAGCACCGACCACCACATAGCGTGGAACCTATTACGACAGGGAGTCATCGAACAACGACGCCTCCCGCCTCCAAAACCACTCGCGCCACAGCCCGGGCATCAGATGAAGCGAACACGGACTCCTTGCGACTTATGAGATAAGTTGCTACGAGGCGCGAGGGCGCGGTACCGGACGGAGGGATGGCGATGGCGCAGAGGATGACCCGTCGTGGGCCGCTGACCAGGGACGAGATTGTGCGGCAGGCGCTGGTGGTGGCTGAGACGGAGGGGATGGAGAAGCTCTCGCTGCACAAGATCGCCGCGGCGGTCGGGGTGCGGACCATGTCGCTCTACAACCATGTCGGGGACAAGGCCGATGTGCTCGACGCCATGGCGGATGTGATCCTCAAGGGCATCGTCATCCCCGACGCGGACGAGATGCCGTGGGAGGACGCGCTGCGCGCGCTGGCGCGGGCGTTCCGTGTCGCGGCCCTGCAATATCCGCACTCCGCGCCGCTGGTGCTGACCCGGCGTCTCAACGCCCCCGCCGCCATGCCTGTCGTCGAGGCCGCGCTGCGGATTCTGGGCCGTGCCGGGCTGGACGGTGCCTCCGCCGTCCATGTTCTGCGCGCTGTCATCGCCTTCCTGATCGGCACGCTCTCCCGGGAGGTGGGATTCGCGCCGACGTACGCCGGCGCGATCCCGGGAGTCGTCGCCATGCGCGAGCGGGACCTCATCGAGAGCGGACTGCCCGCCGTGGCCGCGGCCTCCGCCGAACTGGCCGTCTGCGACCACGAGATCGAGATGGAGTTCGGGCTGGAGCTGCTCCTCGACGCCGTCCGCCGCCGGGTCGAAGCCCTCTCGTAGCGGTCCCGCCGGCTCATGGGCCGGGACGGCCGGCGCTCCGCGCGGGCTCCGGGGGCCAGGCGCCGGGCGCCAGGATCCCCGTCACGTACGCGCGGGCCACCAGAGCGGCCCTGCCGGACACGCCCCAGCGGCGGGACAGCCGCTTGAGGTGGTAGTTGACCCCGTCCGCGGTGAGGCCCACGGCCGAGGCGATCTGCGCCGTCGTCGCGCCGCCCGCGGTCAGCGCGAGGATACGGACCGCCGTGGCGTCCACCGCGCCCGCGCAGACGGCGGACGCCACCGGCTCCGCCTCCGGTTCGGCGACACGCACGATCACCAGCAGATTCGGCTCGTCGAAGGAAGTGTCGTCGACCAGATCGACACTGACCTCACCGCGCCGCTCCACACCGTTCACCGCGGTCCAGCGGACGGCGACCGGATAGCGCGACCGGCGGTGCAGCCGGATGGCCTCCGCGATCGAACGCAGCTGCCCCCAGCTCTCCGGATGGAACAGCTCCAGCGCGCTGCGCCCCCGGAACGCCCCCGCGAGCTGCCCCCATTCGGCGGCCAGCGCCGGGTTCGCCCGCAGGATGGTGCCATCGGCCCCGCAGAAGGCCGCGGGCAGCGGGATACGGTCGAACAGCCCGGTGGTGCGGTTGCGCCAGAAGACCGCCGCCGCGCTGTCCGGCACCACATGGCGCGCGCCCGCGAAGCCCTCCCCGCCGCTCATACGCTCCTCCTCCGGCATCCTGTCTCCTCCTCCTTTGGCGGACTGCTGTGTCGCACATGGTCCGGTACGGCGCCACTCCGGACGCCCGGCCGGCGGACGGCAAGTACCACCGGCCGGTGTCGCCTACCAGTTCCGGTAGGCACCCGGTGGTGACAACGGCCCGAACGGCGCGACGCTGGAAACGGGCCGCCCGCCGGGCGTCCCGCGCACCCGGCCTTCGAACGCAGAGGGAAGCCCCCATGACTGAGGTCATCCTCCCGCCGCACACCGAGACCCGCCACGGACTGCCCGTCGTCGATCCCTCCGCCGCTCCCGCCCCCGCCGGCCCGCTCGTGCTGGCCACCATGGAGCGGGCCAGAACGTACGGACCGGACTTCTACCAGCGGTTCGGCGGCCACGAGCTGCTCTTCGCCGGCGGGCTCGGCCTGGTCACCGAACTGGCCGACGAACAGCGGTTCGCGAAGTTCGTGGGGCCGGCGCTGGTGAACGTACGCGAGTTCGCCGGTGACGGCCTGTTCACCGCCTTCAACGACGAGCCGAACTGGGCCAAGGCCCACGATCTGCTCATGCCGGCCTTCGCCCTCGGCTCCATGCGCCGCTACCACCCCGTCATGCTGCGCGTCGCCCGCCGGCTGCTCACCGCCTGGGACGGGCACGCCGCCGCCGGTACACCGGTGGACGTCGCCGACGACATGACCCGGATGACGCTGGACACCATCGGACTGGCCGGGTTCGGCTTCGACTTCGGCTCCTTCGACAGCGACCGGCCGCATCCCTTCGTCGGCGCCATGGTGCGCTGTCTGACCTGGGCCATGACCCGGACCGGCCGCCCGCCCGCCACCGCCGCGGGCGCGGCCGACGAGGCCGCCGCGGCGGACACGGCGTTCCGCACCGACGCGGCCTATCTGGCGTCCGTGGTGGACGAGGTCATCGCCGCGCGCACCGCCGCGCCCCGGCCCGGAGCCAAGGACCGGCCCGGCGCCGACGACCGGTCCGACGCCGACGACCTGCTGGGGCTGATGCTGACCGCCCGGCACCCCTCCGACGGCACGACACTGGACGTCGAGAACATCCGCAACCAGGTCATCACCTTCCTGATCGCCGGACACGAGACGACCTCCGGCACCCTCGCCTTCGCGCTGTACTTCCTCTCCCAGCACCCGGAGGTACTGCGCGCGGTACGCCGGGAGGTGGACGGGCTGTGGGGCGACGCCGCCGACCCGGAGCCGACGTACGAGGACATCGGCCGGCTCCGCTACACCCGCCAGGTCCTCAACGAGACCCTTCGGCTGTGGCCCGCGGCCCCCGGATTCGCCCGGCAGGCACTCGTGGACACGGTGATCGGTGACGGTGTCCACCTGCACGCGGGGGAGCCCGCCTTCGTGTCGATCCCGATGCTGCACCGCGACCCGGTGTGGGGCGACAACCCGGAGCTCTTCGACCCCTCCCGCTTCGACCCGGAGGTGGAGGCCGCCCGCTCCCCGCACGCCTTCAAACCGTTCGGCACCGGTGAACGCGCCTGTATCGGCAGGCAGTTCGCCCTGCACGAGGCGACGATGCTGCTGGGCATGCTGGTCCACCGCTACCGGCTGATCGACCAGGACCGCTACACACTCACCATCAAGCAGACGCTGACCATCAAACCCGACGGCTTCACCCTGGGCCTCGTCCCCCGCACCCCCGCCGAGCGCGCCGTCCCCGCCGCGGCGCAGCCGTCCGCCCCCGCCTCCGCCGCCGACACCTCGCTGCCCACACGGGTCCGGGAGGGCACCCGGCTGCTCCTGCTGCACGGCTCCAACTACGGTGCCTGCCGCGACTTCGCGGGCCAACTGGCCGGCGCGGCGGGCGAACTGGGCTGTGCCACCGAGGTCGCCCCGCTCGACGCGTACGCCGGCGCGCTGCCGCTCGACCGCCCGCTGATCATCACGGCCGCCTCCTACAACGGGCAGCCCACCGACGACGCGACCGCGTTCGTACGGTGGCTGGAGACCGCGGAACCCGGCGCGGCGGACGGTGTCACCTACGCCGTGCTGGGCATCGGGGACCGCAACTGGGCGGCGACGTACCAGCGCGTTCCCACCCTCATCGACCGGCGGCTCGCCGAACTCGGCGGCACCCGGCTGCTGGCCCGCGCCGAGGGCGATGCCTCGGGCGATCTGGCCGGTGCCACCCGGGAGTTCACCCGCCGGATGCGCACCGCGCTGCTCGCGCGCGCGGGCGACCCGGCCTCCGCCGGAGCCGCCGTCGCGGCGGGCCCCGGGTATCTCGTGCACGAGGTGGCAGGCGCGCCGGGGGCCGCGCTGGCCGCCCGCCACGGGATGACCGCGATGACCGTCACCGCCGCCGGGAGCCTGAGCGCGCCCGCGTATCCGCGCGCCAAGCGGTTCGTACGGGTGGCGCTCCCGCCGGGCGGGACCTACCGGACCGGCGACCATCTGGCCGTACTGCCCGTCAACGACCCGGCCCTGGCCGAGCGGGCCGCCAAGCTGCTGGGCGCCAACCTCGACACCGTCCTCAGCATCACGCCCGTACCGCCGCGCTCCGGCGCTCTCGCCGTCGACCGGCCCCTGACCGTACGGGAGTTGCTGACCCGCCACGTCGAACTCCAGGACCGGCCGACCGCCGAGCAGCTGCGCACCCTGGCGGCCGTCAACCCGTGCCCGCCCGAGCGGCGGGCGCTGGCGGCGCTGGCGGCGGACGCACAGGCCCTGGCCGCCGATCCGCGCACACTGCTCGATGTGATCGAGGACCATCCGGCCCTGCGGGAGGCCCTGACCTGGCCGGTCGTCCTCGATCTGCTGCCGCCGCTGCGGCCCCGGACCTACTCGGTCTCCTCCTCGCCGGCCGTCGACCCGGAGCGGATCGATCTGATGGTCTCGCTGCTGGAGGCGCCGGGCCGCGCGGGCCGCGGAACGTACCGGGGGACCGGCTCCGGGCATCTGCACACCGTGGTCCCCGGCGATACCGTACTGGCCCGTCTCCAGCCCTGCCGCGAGGCGTTCCGGATCGGCCACGACGACCGGGACCCGGTCATCATGGTCGCCGCGGGCACCGGGCTCGCGCCGTTCCGCGGAGCGATCGCCGACCGCCGTACGCGCGCCGCTGCCGGCGACCGGCTCGCCCCGGCGCTCTGCTACTTCGGCTGCGACGCGCCCGACGCCGACTATCTGTACGCCGAGGAGCTGCGGGCGGCCGAGGAGGCGGGGGCGGTCTCCCTGCGGCCGGTCTTCAGCGCGGCCCCGGTGGCGGGGGCGCGGTTCGTACAGCACCGGATCGCGGCCGAGGCCGACGAGGTGTGGGCGCTGCTCGAAGCGGGGGCCAGGGTTTACGTCTGCGGCGACGGCCGGCACATGGCCCCCGGCGTCCGGCAGGCGTTCCGCGACCTGTACGCGCGGCGGACGCCGGGGCCCGGCGGACCGGCGGGCGAGCAGGCCGGCGAGGAGTGGCTGCGGCGGCTGATGGACCGGGGCCGGTACGTCGAGGACGTGTACGCCGGCTGAGCCGCCCGCGGCGGTGTCCGCACCGCCGCGGGCGCCGGGGGAGGTGCAGGGGGTCACGCGGGCCGCGGGGTCAGGCGCGTGTGACCCTTGCGGTCGTAGTACGCCGTCATCGCGAAGCCGAAGAGCAGGGCGAGCGCGGCGCCGACCGCGATCATGGTCCAGGCCCGGGTGAGCCCGGCGTCGCCGCGCGCGTCGAAGTAGAGCAGCGCGCGGACCCCGTCGCTGAGCTGCCGCATCGGCTCGAAGTGGGACAGGAAGCGGTAGAACGCGGGCACCGCCTGGAGCGGCACGGTGGCGCCGGACGACGGCAGACCCAGCACGATGAACACGAACATGGACACGAGCTGGCCGATGCCCCCGAAGGCGGCGTTGATCGCCTGCACGCCCAGGCCGACCGCGAGCGCCGCGCAGTAGGAGTAGATCCACAGCAGCGGGATGTGGGTCGCGTCCATGCCGAGAATGGCCACGCACGAGACCAGGACGAGCGTGACGCTGAGGACCGTGATGCCGGCCGTCATGGCCATCTTCAGCAGCAGGGTCTGGGTGCGGTTGACGGGGACCGTGGGCAGGCGGGTGTGCCAGGGGCCGATCTCGTTGTCGGCGTACCCCAGCGAGGTGTCGACGCCGTTGCTGATGACGTTGCCGCCGAGGAAGCCGGCGAGCACGAGCAGCAGGGTGTAGTAGAAGGCGCTCAGCCCGAGTCCGCTGTGGCCGCCGAGGGGGTGGCCGACCTGGGTGGTGACGGCGACCGGGTCGGCGAGCAGCAGTCGCTGGGTGGCGCCCGCCCCGGTGGCGGCGGCGGTGAGCTGCTTGCCGATCGTCAGGGACGCCTGATGGGCGGCGGCCGTGGTGATCTGGGTCGCCAGGGACGAACCGAGGCTGCCCTTGCCGGGGTTGGTCAGCACCGTC encodes the following:
- a CDS encoding cytochrome P450, coding for MTEVILPPHTETRHGLPVVDPSAAPAPAGPLVLATMERARTYGPDFYQRFGGHELLFAGGLGLVTELADEQRFAKFVGPALVNVREFAGDGLFTAFNDEPNWAKAHDLLMPAFALGSMRRYHPVMLRVARRLLTAWDGHAAAGTPVDVADDMTRMTLDTIGLAGFGFDFGSFDSDRPHPFVGAMVRCLTWAMTRTGRPPATAAGAADEAAAADTAFRTDAAYLASVVDEVIAARTAAPRPGAKDRPGADDRSDADDLLGLMLTARHPSDGTTLDVENIRNQVITFLIAGHETTSGTLAFALYFLSQHPEVLRAVRREVDGLWGDAADPEPTYEDIGRLRYTRQVLNETLRLWPAAPGFARQALVDTVIGDGVHLHAGEPAFVSIPMLHRDPVWGDNPELFDPSRFDPEVEAARSPHAFKPFGTGERACIGRQFALHEATMLLGMLVHRYRLIDQDRYTLTIKQTLTIKPDGFTLGLVPRTPAERAVPAAAQPSAPASAADTSLPTRVREGTRLLLLHGSNYGACRDFAGQLAGAAGELGCATEVAPLDAYAGALPLDRPLIITAASYNGQPTDDATAFVRWLETAEPGAADGVTYAVLGIGDRNWAATYQRVPTLIDRRLAELGGTRLLARAEGDASGDLAGATREFTRRMRTALLARAGDPASAGAAVAAGPGYLVHEVAGAPGAALAARHGMTAMTVTAAGSLSAPAYPRAKRFVRVALPPGGTYRTGDHLAVLPVNDPALAERAAKLLGANLDTVLSITPVPPRSGALAVDRPLTVRELLTRHVELQDRPTAEQLRTLAAVNPCPPERRALAALAADAQALAADPRTLLDVIEDHPALREALTWPVVLDLLPPLRPRTYSVSSSPAVDPERIDLMVSLLEAPGRAGRGTYRGTGSGHLHTVVPGDTVLARLQPCREAFRIGHDDRDPVIMVAAGTGLAPFRGAIADRRTRAAAGDRLAPALCYFGCDAPDADYLYAEELRAAEEAGAVSLRPVFSAAPVAGARFVQHRIAAEADEVWALLEAGARVYVCGDGRHMAPGVRQAFRDLYARRTPGPGGPAGEQAGEEWLRRLMDRGRYVEDVYAG
- a CDS encoding TetR/AcrR family transcriptional regulator C-terminal domain-containing protein, coding for MAQRMTRRGPLTRDEIVRQALVVAETEGMEKLSLHKIAAAVGVRTMSLYNHVGDKADVLDAMADVILKGIVIPDADEMPWEDALRALARAFRVAALQYPHSAPLVLTRRLNAPAAMPVVEAALRILGRAGLDGASAVHVLRAVIAFLIGTLSREVGFAPTYAGAIPGVVAMRERDLIESGLPAVAAASAELAVCDHEIEMEFGLELLLDAVRRRVEALS
- a CDS encoding BTAD domain-containing putative transcriptional regulator, translated to MWWSVLGAVEVRVGDQPVALGGAKQRRVLAVLLAEAGGPVPVSRLVDSVWGERPPPTAVGTLRSYVANLRRRLEPDRPPREAGKVLVSTETGYCLRVPEERYDAMSFGKLAESGRASLAGGRPLDALSDLDQALALWRGPAFGEFSSEPFAALESTRLEELRLTSQERHAGAQLAAGLAEPAVAGLRTLVASEPLREQRWEMLALALYRCGRRAESLAVLQQARGALDENLGVGPGRRLRRLERDIVHQDAGLDLEARRVVRAAGPGPGPGSGPVPGSSAAARPAAGTVTRADVPEPDSRDGLDGRDDVLAGVDRALSGTSGGRGGLMLVTGEPGIGKTRIAQAALERAAGRGLAAVVGRCPEGQGVPALWPWLMVLRAVIGGGGRRLRRLADQLGANALITGGDSDRPAPGRARSLGMGKGPAGEGRHGDGGGASSRGPTVIVELLACAARERPLLVVLDDLHWADPDSVRVLRVLTTMLPELPLLLLVTSRDGPELDGAASALVAGLTGTWANRWPLRRLTEAEVVRAVGRRLGPGTGAETGRVIHRRCGGVPFHVNELARLVPTLGTRRLTEALPEGTRNLVRHRLRGLPDGAETTLAVAAVVGERFDFGILAEASDTPRERLLDTLEAGIGWGLIEEDGPTGCYRFSHALVRDTLRRSFSRLRTAGLHARIAEALERRVRAGVRGHAELLDDAAFHWLAATPAGYAEQAVAAATAAAGRAERVHAHQHAARLLTAAIEIIDERAAPADSDGTRRLFDLVVRRGRLASRGAQREEATTVLNRAIALARELNDVQALATAATVHTLESFLAVRDYRTADDTVLTALRDAVRLLPGTDSPLRCLALAALAAELYHDSASEPSKPSAPSGAPGPGTAAVRLSSEAVAMARRLGDEQLLFRVLHLRLQAIRHPDTLGERQALVEEQLALAARPGAGPEWLPMALLRRALTRLEAGDMAAAQTDIVACAAANEQVRLTEVDIHLRWWEALRSGLAGNRAVAERLAGQAYDLHRRLGWGAEPALFAHRITWLLDQDRFADMEELVRAVHRAGSPVPPEHVGLVLALRGRFTEAVAYCPPAHQLPEPPHDWLWLLQMVLRAYTWALCGDGPSCRWALGRLLPYTGRAVTTGSAMLCWGSIDHFLGEVAAVAGERETAIGLLRRAVRHNGELGCPRWRQRSEHRLAALLESADDGGDGQGMG
- a CDS encoding RICIN domain-containing protein, with protein sequence MRSHLRYALKSLPALLTALTLVLLAPGPALANTPKTRLTNTYSNECLRATGEAVTVASNCSGAAQNFEWRFDQVPGGPNTFKYIKLDASEHPGTCLDNNGSRIYALRCNTGTYQQWVVTRFEPLRPPSGQVGVQLKNVQTGICVDTTRSGSGWRIYPHACNSGYFQQWNISADAANFIGW
- a CDS encoding helix-turn-helix transcriptional regulator produces the protein MSGGEGFAGARHVVPDSAAAVFWRNRTTGLFDRIPLPAAFCGADGTILRANPALAAEWGQLAGAFRGRSALELFHPESWGQLRSIAEAIRLHRRSRYPVAVRWTAVNGVERRGEVSVDLVDDTSFDEPNLLVIVRVAEPEAEPVASAVCAGAVDATAVRILALTAGGATTAQIASAVGLTADGVNYHLKRLSRRWGVSGRAALVARAYVTGILAPGAWPPEPARSAGRPGP
- a CDS encoding YhgE/Pip domain-containing protein; translation: MTADGTNPDGSTPDTRPRPDRDAPPGARAATLLRRPKLWLVPTILTGLLALLLSVLYMGGVVSPQRDLHDLPIALVNADRGEPLPGQPSNLGTQIAHAIATDRSDGKAAWRTLTLRQAQDALDSGKVYGALVIPAGFTDSVAALTTTDATARPAMTVLTNPGKGSLGSSLATQITTAAAHQASLTIGKQLTAAATGAGATQRLLLADPVAVTTQVGHPLGGHSGLGLSAFYYTLLLVLAGFLGGNVISNGVDTSLGYADNEIGPWHTRLPTVPVNRTQTLLLKMAMTAGITVLSVTLVLVSCVAILGMDATHIPLLWIYSYCAALAVGLGVQAINAAFGGIGQLVSMFVFIVLGLPSSGATVPLQAVPAFYRFLSHFEPMRQLSDGVRALLYFDARGDAGLTRAWTMIAVGAALALLFGFAMTAYYDRKGHTRLTPRPA